From Paenibacillus sp. V4I7, one genomic window encodes:
- a CDS encoding oxidoreductase, with the protein MAKQKIWFITGASRGIGFEIVKAVLDTGDKVVATVRSSAESLSNKLGNPENLSVVLLDITNEKQAAEVANQVVQKLGRIDVLVNNAGFGLLSAVEEATADDVKKNFDTNVFGLLNVTRSVLPFMRKEHSGHIINISSVGGLSGNIGWGVYGSTKFAVEGLTESLALELAPIGIHATVVAPGFFRTEFLDAASLTRSSNIIPDYAETVGEMRKFATQANKKQPGDPIKLAKAIVKVAGAEKPPVHLPLGKDSLQRYREKTANFEKDIEAWYDVIRGTDHEDVSAQ; encoded by the coding sequence ATGGCAAAGCAAAAAATTTGGTTCATCACTGGGGCATCCAGAGGTATTGGATTTGAAATCGTAAAGGCAGTGCTGGATACAGGAGATAAAGTCGTTGCGACTGTCCGTAGCTCGGCGGAGTCATTATCTAATAAATTAGGAAACCCCGAGAATCTTAGTGTTGTTCTTTTGGATATCACGAATGAAAAACAGGCGGCTGAAGTCGCTAATCAAGTTGTTCAAAAACTCGGAAGAATCGATGTATTAGTCAATAATGCCGGATTCGGACTTCTGAGTGCAGTTGAGGAAGCCACTGCTGATGACGTGAAAAAGAATTTCGATACCAATGTGTTTGGTTTGCTCAATGTCACCCGGTCGGTACTGCCTTTTATGCGAAAAGAACATTCTGGACATATTATCAATATCTCATCCGTTGGAGGATTAAGCGGTAATATTGGGTGGGGAGTATACGGTTCTACTAAATTTGCTGTCGAAGGATTGACGGAATCTCTTGCATTGGAGTTGGCTCCGATTGGGATTCATGCGACCGTGGTAGCCCCAGGCTTCTTCCGTACGGAATTTCTGGATGCTGCGTCGTTAACGCGGTCAAGTAACATCATTCCGGATTATGCGGAAACAGTAGGAGAAATGAGAAAATTCGCTACTCAAGCGAATAAGAAACAACCGGGCGATCCCATCAAGTTGGCCAAGGCAATCGTGAAGGTTGCGGGCGCGGAGAAGCCGCCGGTTCACTTGCCGCTTGGTAAGGATTCGCTGCAAAGATACCGGGAAAAGACGGCTAATTTTGAAAAAGATATTGAGGCATGGTACGACGTTATTAGAGGTACAGATCATGAGGATGTTAGTGCTCAATAA
- a CDS encoding sigma 54-interacting transcriptional regulator produces the protein MGDLDYALQGKLLRVLQENEFRRVGGNEMIRTNAPC, from the coding sequence ATCGGTGACCTCGATTACGCGCTTCAAGGCAAATTGCTAAGGGTCCTTCAAGAAAATGAGTTTCGCCGGGTTGGCGGCAATGAGATGATCCGAACCAATGCCCCTTGCTAA
- a CDS encoding aspartyl-phosphate phosphatase Spo0E family protein — protein MIRLVYLTHRPLRTNQIYTVRKLKKSLIDNRMEKLIQEHDLFLLIQRIKKELENKVISSGYDLHHPEVICISQCLDRLIVEYMKKIGAPKNQT, from the coding sequence ATGATTCGTCTGGTATATTTAACGCATCGGCCGCTCAGAACAAATCAAATCTACACAGTGAGGAAATTGAAAAAAAGTTTAATAGATAATAGAATGGAAAAACTCATCCAAGAGCACGATTTATTCTTACTAATACAGAGAATAAAAAAAGAACTGGAAAACAAAGTCATTTCCTCTGGCTATGATTTACATCACCCTGAGGTCATATGCATCAGCCAGTGCTTAGATAGATTAATCGTTGAATATATGAAAAAAATAGGAGCTCCGAAAAATCAAACATGA
- a CDS encoding endospore germination permease has product MENAQLSGWQLVTLTFCFVCGTTFLLLPGKLIADAKQYGWLVCVWSLLYGLVLAVLWLYLSKRYPGKSIVQIATQVLGKWAGGIVTSLYILYFIQIAAWVTRNLGDFMHANLMPRTPISIFNIVVLLVCAYAVVKGIESIAMVCELVTPYIVVAFWIPFSVMLKVWDWRAFSYPYHFQLWTTILQTKYALAFPYMETVMFMMLFPYVKRNLKTSFLLGIGSAGVILSISMYMTIGILGLERGSHHLYPVYTIFREMKFSGFVEHLESILSINIFLLVCIKLSLLFYCAVTAICQLFKVDRRSVVAYPLVWIISAYSLLFANVIENVEWVQKYLFSYYMLYAVIVPAILIIGSWLRNKQRSETTA; this is encoded by the coding sequence GTTACCGGGAAAACTTATCGCTGATGCAAAACAGTACGGTTGGCTCGTTTGTGTGTGGTCGTTATTGTACGGGTTAGTTCTGGCGGTGTTGTGGCTGTATTTATCCAAACGTTACCCTGGGAAAAGTATCGTACAAATTGCGACACAAGTTCTGGGGAAATGGGCCGGAGGAATCGTCACTTCTCTTTACATCCTTTATTTCATACAAATTGCAGCTTGGGTAACACGTAATCTAGGTGACTTTATGCATGCCAATCTGATGCCGCGAACTCCCATTTCTATTTTCAATATCGTAGTGTTGCTCGTGTGCGCTTATGCTGTTGTGAAAGGGATTGAGTCGATTGCAATGGTTTGTGAGCTTGTTACGCCGTATATTGTGGTCGCTTTCTGGATTCCCTTCTCGGTCATGCTTAAGGTTTGGGACTGGCGGGCGTTCAGTTACCCCTATCATTTTCAGCTTTGGACCACAATTCTTCAAACCAAATATGCGCTTGCATTTCCCTATATGGAGACGGTTATGTTCATGATGCTTTTTCCATATGTAAAACGCAATTTAAAAACTTCATTTCTTTTAGGAATCGGCTCAGCCGGGGTTATCCTTTCTATTTCTATGTATATGACAATTGGTATTTTAGGATTAGAGCGCGGCTCCCATCATCTATACCCGGTTTACACCATTTTTCGTGAAATGAAGTTTTCCGGTTTCGTAGAACATTTAGAATCGATTCTTTCTATAAATATTTTCCTGTTAGTCTGTATCAAATTAAGTTTGTTATTTTATTGTGCGGTAACAGCGATATGCCAGCTGTTCAAAGTGGACAGACGCTCTGTAGTTGCCTATCCGTTAGTATGGATCATCTCCGCGTACTCCCTCTTATTCGCAAACGTTATAGAGAACGTTGAGTGGGTTCAAAAGTATTTGTTTAGCTACTATATGCTTTACGCCGTCATCGTTCCGGCCATTCTAATTATTGGTTCCTGGCTGCGGAACAAACAGAGGAGTGAAACCACGGCATGA